The Sphingobium sp. TKS DNA segment AAAAGACATTCTGCTCGAATACGTGACCAGATCGATTTTCGTGTCGTGTGCATCGCGGGCCGCTCGAAGCTTGTCATCAATTGTGGTGCCGACGATCATACCTGCAACTGGCGCATTGCCAGCAAGGTTCTTCTTAACCCATCCCATGTACCGGGAAAGCTGACCAAATACCTTATCCGCTGCGCGTCCTTTCTTCAGCTCAATAACAACATATCCCTTGCTTTTCTTATCTCGCGCAAGAATATCAATAGGTCCTACAGTGGTTTCGTACTGACGCCCAACAAACTCTAGTGGCCTCTGAACGAAATTGGCAAATCCTGTAAAATTTGCCTCAATAGAGTCTTCTAACGTCTTTTCGCTCAACATCATCTGCCTGAATTTACGCAGGTCCGTTGCGCTAGCACCCATACTCTTCTTGACAGCGGCAGCAGCTTCCACATCACCTCGTTCGGTATATACGTCTAATGCTGTCTGGCGATCTGCTTTAGCGTCTGGGTTTCCCATCCAAGCGAAAAATGCCTTTTCATTGTCGAAGGCGATATACGTGCCATTAGAGGCATAGTCTTCGATCCACTTTCGGACCTCGCCGCGAATAACGCCCTTTTTAAGAAATAGACTGTGATCGTCGTTTACATCAAAAAGTTCTGACAGTTGCCACATGCGCATGGCGTAAGACCGGCCTAGTCGCACGGTGTTTAACAGCGAACCCCGCTTCGTCCCACCAATTTGATAGGCGTCAAGAAGCCGAACGATCTCTTTCCTTTGGGAATCGTCAAGCTCGCGGAATGCTTCAATCTGCTCTATTACTTTGTCGAGATCGCCGATCTGTTTCGCTTTAGCGGCGAACAGCGCATATTCTGTAGTAGACAACCCATCGTCGAGCGACTGTAGCAACCTGACGAGAAACGGCACCGGATGAAGCTGGATGACCCGATGTGCA contains these protein-coding regions:
- a CDS encoding endonuclease NucS domain-containing protein, producing the protein MPKKLARPELPSGWKRFVRNYADDHAYWYQPKGLAVTVEAVHDRLAPLVDFEGTRPWRECQGDYVKRLNKLGISQAEGPALARMLKQVVGTLGLAWVDPGDLVEITPVGRQFLDATNGSAILALQSRRYQFWNPSIGSAAHRVIQLHPVPFLVRLLQSLDDGLSTTEYALFAAKAKQIGDLDKVIEQIEAFRELDDSQRKEIVRLLDAYQIGGTKRGSLLNTVRLGRSYAMRMWQLSELFDVNDDHSLFLKKGVIRGEVRKWIEDYASNGTYIAFDNEKAFFAWMGNPDAKADRQTALDVYTERGDVEAAAAVKKSMGASATDLRKFRQMMLSEKTLEDSIEANFTGFANFVQRPLEFVGRQYETTVGPIDILARDKKSKGYVVIELKKGRAADKVFGQLSRYMGWVKKNLAGNAPVAGMIVGTTIDDKLRAARDAHDTKIDLVTYSSRMSFKVE